Proteins co-encoded in one Ananas comosus cultivar F153 linkage group 15, ASM154086v1, whole genome shotgun sequence genomic window:
- the LOC109721359 gene encoding biotin carboxyl carrier protein of acetyl-CoA carboxylase 1, chloroplastic-like isoform X2, with translation MASISVPCPKSSAASSRRNPPPRPSSTVPVSKLASSPIAGHGSLSLSQLPGRRQLPVLKAQVQEVSAESSTHSSPKASAEEETLSSSTKGSDVPDESAISALMAEASRLVMLVDSKDLTELKLKHNDCELIIRKKEAFSQSLPTAPTMIMQHPQAAFPPPLMPQPAPAVQASASTAAPAPSPTPALPPATKGSSKSSLPPLKCPMAGTFYRSAAPGEPPFVKVGDKVQKGQVVCIIEAMKLMNEIEVVKV, from the exons ATGGCGTCGATCTCCGTCCCCTGCCCCAAgagctccgccgcctcctcccgccggaatccgccgccgcggccgagctCGACGGTGCCCGTATCGAAACTCGCCTCCTCTCCGATCGCGGGACATGGATCGCTTTCTCTCTCGCAG CTGCCTGGTCGGAGACAACTCCCTGTTCTTAAGGCCCAGGTTCAGGAG GTTTCTGCAGAGAGTTCAACTCACTCTTCGCCAAAGGCATCGGCCGAGGAGGAGACTCTGTCATCCAGCACTAAGGGTTCTGATGTGCCTGATGAATCTGCCATATCCGCACTTATGGCCGAAGCTTCACGTCTTGTTAT GCTTGTTGATTCAAAGGATCTTACAGAGCTGAAGCTAAAGCATAATGATTGCGAGCTTATCATACGAAAGAAAGAAGCTTTCTCTCAGTCATTACCTACTGCTCCGACCATGATTATGCAGCATCCTCAAGCTGCATTTCCTCCACCACTCATGCCCCAACCGGCTCCTGCTGTGCAGGCAAGTGCTTCTACTGCTGCTCCAGCTCCTTCGCCAACACCAGCCCTTCCTCCTGCTACAAAAGGGTCAAGTAAGTCTTCGCTTCCTCCTCTCAAATGTCCCATGGCAGGGACATTTTACCGAAGTGCAGCTCCCGGAGAGCCTCCATTTGTGAAG GTTGGAGATAAAGTCCAGAAGGGACAGGTGGTATGCATCATCGAGGCCATGAAGTTGATGAATGAGATTGAG GTTGTAAAAGTCTGA
- the LOC109721359 gene encoding biotin carboxyl carrier protein of acetyl-CoA carboxylase, chloroplastic-like isoform X1 encodes MASISVPCPKSSAASSRRNPPPRPSSTVPVSKLASSPIAGHGSLSLSQLPGRRQLPVLKAQVQEVSAESSTHSSPKASAEEETLSSSTKGSDVPDESAISALMAEASRLVMLVDSKDLTELKLKHNDCELIIRKKEAFSQSLPTAPTMIMQHPQAAFPPPLMPQPAPAVQASASTAAPAPSPTPALPPATKGSSKSSLPPLKCPMAGTFYRSAAPGEPPFVKVGDKVQKGQVVCIIEAMKLMNEIEADQSGTIVEILAEDGKPVSVDTPLMIIQP; translated from the exons ATGGCGTCGATCTCCGTCCCCTGCCCCAAgagctccgccgcctcctcccgccggaatccgccgccgcggccgagctCGACGGTGCCCGTATCGAAACTCGCCTCCTCTCCGATCGCGGGACATGGATCGCTTTCTCTCTCGCAG CTGCCTGGTCGGAGACAACTCCCTGTTCTTAAGGCCCAGGTTCAGGAG GTTTCTGCAGAGAGTTCAACTCACTCTTCGCCAAAGGCATCGGCCGAGGAGGAGACTCTGTCATCCAGCACTAAGGGTTCTGATGTGCCTGATGAATCTGCCATATCCGCACTTATGGCCGAAGCTTCACGTCTTGTTAT GCTTGTTGATTCAAAGGATCTTACAGAGCTGAAGCTAAAGCATAATGATTGCGAGCTTATCATACGAAAGAAAGAAGCTTTCTCTCAGTCATTACCTACTGCTCCGACCATGATTATGCAGCATCCTCAAGCTGCATTTCCTCCACCACTCATGCCCCAACCGGCTCCTGCTGTGCAGGCAAGTGCTTCTACTGCTGCTCCAGCTCCTTCGCCAACACCAGCCCTTCCTCCTGCTACAAAAGGGTCAAGTAAGTCTTCGCTTCCTCCTCTCAAATGTCCCATGGCAGGGACATTTTACCGAAGTGCAGCTCCCGGAGAGCCTCCATTTGTGAAG GTTGGAGATAAAGTCCAGAAGGGACAGGTGGTATGCATCATCGAGGCCATGAAGTTGATGAATGAGATTGAG GCTGATCAATCGGGCACTATTGTGGAAATACTAGCCGAAGACGGGAAACCAGTTAGTGTGGACACG CCTTTAATGATAATTCAGCCGTAA
- the LOC109721650 gene encoding F-box protein At5g39250 isoform X1, which translates to MKGDERTVEKEEVEEEIGENLTRACYFRSSQGYLDHFIFTFDFFRGKPSMSNWLYGEVLKAVFPHLDGKDLVSCMLVCRQWRDIAREDYFWKCICAKRWPSVCRKPPPALSYFNLFATFSKPHRCQTLPPPMLSFDDLVFYIDLWLEERVILSEAVAGPALRLGIKNPPHGIPDVLKTHLDGPDCKLLMQVEPRLTDVLGQSVTVSVLVARKDTNKMACIVNKSLFDYVDSTAGRALAYDYLTFSPRYPFIADIRAWVSLLFLAKGNSVIEVFGIEIDFCDAAQSEMEVLWLLDMLDWK; encoded by the exons AT GAAAGGAGATGAAAGAACTGTAGAgaaagaagaagtagaagaggaAATAG GTGAAAATCTAACTAGGGCATGCTATTTCCGCTCTTCTCAAGGCTACTTGGACCATTTCATTTTCACTTTCGACTTTTTCCGAGGCAAACCCAGTATGTCCAACTGGTTATACGGTGAAGTTCTTAAGGCTGTATTTCCCCATTTGGACGGTAAAGACCTTGTATCGTGCATGCTGGTCTGTCGTCAGTGGAGGGACATTGCAAGAGAGGACTATTTTTGGAAATGTATTTGTGCAAAAAGATGGCCGTCGGTTTGCAGGAAACCCCCTCCTGCCCTAAGCTATTTCAATCTTTTTGCGACCTTCTCCAAGCCCCACCGCTGTCAAACCCTCCCCCCACCAATGCTTTCCTTCGATGACCTGGTCTTCTACATTGACCTCTGGTTGGAAGAGAGAGTTATATTGTCTGAAGCAGTCGCAGGACCTGCGCTTCGATTGGGCATAAAGAACCCGCCGCACGGCATACCGGATGTCCTCAAGACCCACCTGGACGGCCCAGATTGCAAGCTGCTGATGCAGGTGGAGCCGAGGCTGACAGACGTTCTGGGACAGTCAGTTACCGTGTCAGTCCTCGTGGCCCGGAAAGACACCAATAAGATGGCCTGCATTGTTAACAAATCTCTTTTTGATTATGTCGATAGTACTGCAGGGCGGGCACTGGCTTACGACTATCTCACCTTCTCTCCCCGGTACCCGTTCATAGCTGATATTCGGGCTTGGGTGTCCTTGCTCTTTTTGGCGAAAGGCAACAGTGTTATCGAAGTGTTTGGAATCGAAATTGATTTCTGTGATGCTGCGCAGTCGGAGATGGAGGTTTTGTGGCTCTTAGACATGCTTGACTGGAAATAA
- the LOC109721576 gene encoding UDP-glucose 6-dehydrogenase 4-like → MVKICCLGAGYVGGPTMAVIALKCPAIEVVVVDISTTRISAWNSDQLPIYEPGLDDVVKQCRGRNLFFSTDIEKHVSEADIIFVSVNTPTKTRGLGAGKAADLTYWESAARMIADVSKSDKIVVEKSTVPVKTAEAIEKILTHNNNKGINFQILSNPEFLAEGTAIQDLFKPDRVLIGGRETPEGCKAVELLKSVYANWVPEDQIITTNLWSAELSKLAANAFLAQRISSVNAISALCEATGADVAEVAYSVGKDSRIGPKFLNASVGFGGSCFQKDILNLIYICECNGLPEVADYWKQVIKINDYQKSRFVNRLVSSMFNTVAGKKIAVLGFAFKKDTGDTRETPAIDVCKGLLGDKAKISIYDPQVTEDQIQRDLAMNKFDWDHPIHLQPMSPTAVKEASVEWDAYEATKGAHGVCILTEWDEFKKLDYEKIYENMQKPAFIFDGRNVVDPEKLRKIGFIVYSIGKPLDAWLKDMPAVA, encoded by the coding sequence ATGGTGAAGATCTGCTGTCTTGGAGCCGGCTACGTTGGCGGCCCCACTATGGCCGTTATTGCCCTGAAATGTCCAGCCATCGAGGTGGTCGTTGTTGACATATCCACTACCCGCATTTCCGCATGGAACAGTGATCAGCTCCCTATCTACGAGCCGGGCCTTGACGATGTGGTCAAGCAATGCCGAGGTCGGAACCTCTTCTTTAGCACTGACATTGAGAAGCACGTATCGGAGGCTGATATCATCTTCGTATCGGTCAACACTCCTACTAAAACCCGTGGCCTCGGTGCTGGCAAGGCTGCGGACCTCACCTACTGGGAGAGTGCGGCGCGCATGATCGCTGATGTATCAAAGTCTGACAAGATTGTTGTCGAGAAATCCACAGTGCCTGTCAAGACTGCCGAGGCCATAGAGAAGATTCTGACTCATAATAACAATAAGGGGATCAACTTCCAAATCCTCTCGAACCCGGAGTTCCTTGCAGAGGGCACCGCCATTCAAGACCTATTCAAACCGGATCGTGTACTTATAGGTGGACGGGAAACACCAGAGGGCTGCAAAGCTGTTGAATTATTGAAATCAGTGTATGCCAACTGGGTTCCGGAGGATCAGATTATTACGACCAATTTATGGTCTGCGGAGCTCTCTAAGCTCGCGGCCAATGCCTTCCTGGCCCAGAGGATCTCCTCAGTGAATGCCATCTCCGCGCTTTGCGAGGCCACTGGTGCTGATGTGGCGGAGGTGGCCTACTCTGTGGGGAAGGACTCTCGGATTGGGCCCAAGTTCTTGAACGCTAGCGTTGGATTTGGCGGCTCGTGCTTCCAAAAGGACATCCTGAACCTCATCTACATCTGCGAATGCAATGGCCTACCGGAGGTGGCCGACTACTGGAAGCAGGTAATCAAGATCAACGACTACCAGAAGAGCCGCTTCGTGAACCGTCTCGTGTCGTCCATGTTCAACACCGTCGCAGGGAAGAAGATCGCTGTGCTAGGGTTTGCATTCAAGAAGGACACGGGAGATACAAGAGAGACCCCCGCTATCGATGTTTGCAAAGGGCTCTTAGGGGACAAGGCTAAGATTAGCATATACGATCCACAAGTGACCGAGGATCAGATTCAGCGCGACCTCGCAATGAATAAATTCGACTGGGACCATCCGATCCATCTCCAGCCGATGAGCCCGACGGCCGTGAAGGAGGCGAGCGTGGAGTGGGACGCATACGAGGCCACCAAGGGGGCGCACGGGGTCTGCATACTGACCGAATGGGACGAGTTCAAGAAGCTCGACTATGAGAAGATCTACGAGAACATGCAGAAACCAGCATTTATATTCGACGGACGCAATGTGGTGGACCCCGAGAAGCTTCGGAAAATCGGGTTCATCGTTTACTCCATCGGGAAGCCGCTCGATGCTTGGCTTAAGGACATGCCTGCTGTCGCCTAA
- the LOC109721358 gene encoding LOW QUALITY PROTEIN: beta-glucosidase 6-like (The sequence of the model RefSeq protein was modified relative to this genomic sequence to represent the inferred CDS: substituted 1 base at 1 genomic stop codon), with the protein MFIIMRSTLFVILLLLLVFEMQKCSSLPEKYDTGLSRRSFPPGFVFGIASSSYQYEGAVKVAGRGQTIWDTFAHSFGKVIDFSNADVAVDQYHRFAEDVQLMSDMGMDAYRFSIAWSRIFPNGTGEIDRRGIDHYNRLIDALLAKGIEPYVTLYHWDLPQALEDKYNGWLDRQIIKDYANYAETCFKVFGDRVKHWITFNEPHTFAIQGYDVGLQAPGRCSILLHLFCRAGNSATEPYIVAHNVLLSHAAVADIYRRSYKSTQHGSVGIALDVMWFEPMTNSSEDIAATQRAQDFQFGWFMDPLFFGDYPISMRTRVKNRLPRFTSDEAALIKGSLDFVGINHYTTYYAQKSSTDIIGRLLNDTLADSGAATLPFKDLRPIGDRANSIXLYIVPRGMRSLMNYIKQKYSNPPVFITENGMDDPNSPSISIKDALKDDKRINYHNDYLANLSAAIREDGCDVRGYFAWSLLDNWEWAAGYTSRFGLYFVDYNNNLTRYPKNSVHWFRNLLSSS; encoded by the exons ATGTTCATTATTATGAGGAGCACCTTATTTGtcatattattattgttgcttgtGTTTGAGATGCAAAAGTGTTCATCATTACCAGAGAAATACGACACAGGATTAAGTAGGAGGAGTTTCCCACCTGGATTTGTCTTTGGAATAGCTTCTTCATCATACCAG TATGAGGGAGCTGTGAAAGTGGCTGGGAGAGGACAAACAATTTGGGACACATTTGCTCATTCATTTG GTAAGGTGATCGATTTCAGCAACGCCGATGTCGCGGTTGATCAGTACCACCGTTTCGCG GAAGATGTACAGCTTATGTCAGATATGGGAATGGATGCATACAGATTCTCAATTGCATGGTCTCGAATTTTTCCGA aTGGAACTGGTGAAATCGATCGGCGCGGGATCGATCACTACAACAGATTGATCGATGCATTGCTAGCAAAAG GAATTGAACCATATGTGACCCTTTATCATTGGGACCTTCCTCAAGCATTGGAAGATAAATACAACGGTTGGCTCGATCGGCAGATCAT AAAAGACTACGCAAACTACGCAGAGACATGCTTCAAGGTGTTTGGAGACAGGGTGAAGCACTGGATAACATTCAATGAGCCCCACACATTCGCGATTCAAGGCTACGACGTCGGGCTCCAGGCGCCCGGGCGCTGCTCCATTCTCCTCCATCTCTTCTGCCGAGCTGGAAATTCGGCCACTGAGCCGTATATCGTTGCCCACAACGTCCTGCTGTCGCATGCTGCTGTCGCAGACATATACAGAAGAAGCTACAAA TCGACGCAGCACGGATCGGTCGGAATAGCATTAGATGTTATGTGGTTCGAACCGATGACGAATAGTTCTGAAGATATTGCTGCAACACAAAGAGCACAGGATTTCCAATTTGGATG GTTCATGGATCCCTTATTCTTTGGGGACTATCCAATTTCAATGAGAACAAGGGTTAAAAACAGATTGCCAAGATTTACAAGTGATGAGGCTGCTCTAATCAAGGGGTCCTTAGATTTTGTGGGAATCAATCACTATACAACATATTATGCGCAGAAAAGTTCTACCGATATAATCGGCCGGTTACTCAATGATACCCTGGCGGATTCAGGCGCCGCTACTCTAC CCTTCAAGGATCTGCGACCAATCGGAGATAGG GCTAATTCAATATAGCTATATATCGTACCTCGAGGAATGAGAAGCCTGATGAACTACATCAAGCAGAAGTACAGCAATCCACCAGTTTTCATCACAGAAAATG GGATGGATGATCCAAATAGTCCCTCCATTTCCATCAAGGATGCTCTGAAGGATGATAAAAGAATCAACTATCACAATGATTACCTCGCAAACTTGTCGGCCGCCATCAG GGAGGACGGTTGTGATGTGCGCGGTTACTTCGCGTGGTCTCTTCTGGACAACTGGGAATGGGCCGCTGGTTACACTTCAAGGTTCGGGCTATATTTCGTCGACTACAACAACAATCTGACGAGATACCCTAAGAACTCAGTCCATTGGTTCAGGAACCTACTGAGCTCTTCCTAA
- the LOC109721529 gene encoding probable mitochondrial-processing peptidase subunit beta, mitochondrial produces the protein MATRNLLALGRRSRARSPLLLLPSRYASTAVAPAAAESAAAAELPTRPPVMPYDRLVETVKAKIKRLDNPDPRFLRYASPIPALADHSPILAAPETRVTTLPNGLRVATESSLAARTATVGVWIDAGSRFETEETNGTAHFLEHMIFKGTADRTVRQLEEEIENMGGHLNAYTSREQTTYYAKVLDKDVPKALDILADILQNSSFDEGRINRERDVILREMEEVEGQTEEVIFDHLHATAFQYTPLGRTILGPAQNIKTITKEHLKNYISTHYTAPRMVIAASGAVKHEELVEQVKKLFTKLSADPTTASQLVAKEPAFFTGSEVRIIDDDIPLAQFAVAFQGASWTDPDSIALMVMQSMLGSWNKNAGGGKHMGSELVQRIAINDIAESMMAFNTNYKDIGLFGVYAVAKPDCLDDLAWAIMHEISKLSYRVSEDDVTRARNQLKSSLQLHIDGTSPVAEDIGRQLLTYGRRIPVAELFARIDAVDASTVKRVANRFIFDQDVAVAAMGPIQSLPDYNWFRRRTYMLRY, from the exons ATGGCGACCCGCAACCTCCTCGCCCTCGGCCGCCGCTCCCGCGCCCGATCCccgcttctcctcctcccctcccgaTACGCCTCCACCGCCGTCGCCCCTGCCGCCGCCgagtccgccgccgccgccgagctccCCACCCGCCCCCCGGTGATGCCCTACGACCGCCTCGTCGAGACCGTGAAGGCCAAGATCAAGCGCCTCGACAACCCCGACCCCCGCTTCCTCCGCTACGCCTCCCCGATCCCGGCCCTCGCCGACCACTCCCCGATCCTCGCCGCCCCGGAGACCCGGGTCACCACCCTCCCCAACGGCCTCCGCGTCGCCACCGAGTCCTCGCTCGCCGCGCGCACCGCCACCGTCGGCGTCTGGATCGACGCCGGGAGCCGGTTCGAGACCGAAGAGACCAACGGCACCGCCCACTTCCTCGAGCACATGATCTTCAAGGGCACCGCGGATCGGACGGTGCGGCagctcgaggaggagatcgAGAACATGGGAGGGCACCTCAACGCCTACACGTCCAGGGAGCAGACCACCTACTACGCCAAGGTCCTCGACAAGGACGTCCCCAAGGCGCTTGATATCCTCGCCGACATACTCCAGAACTCGAGCTTCGACGAGGGGCGGATCAATCGGGAGCGCGACGTCATCCTCCGGGAGATGGAGGAG GTCGAAGGGCAAACTGAAGAAGTAATCTTTGATCATTTGCATGCAACTGCATTCCAGTATACTCCTTTGGGGAGGACTATCCTGGGGCCTGCTCAAAACATCAAGACGATCACGAAAGAGCACCTCAAGAACTACATCTCAACTCATTATACTGCTCCTAGAATG GTTATTGCTGCATCTGGTGCTGTCAAGCATGAAGAGTTAGTTGAGCAGGTGAAGAAATTGTTTACAAAGCTCTCAGCTGATCCTACTACGGCATCTCAGTTGGTTGCAAAGGAGCCAGCTTTCTTTACTGGATCGGAG GTTCGGATTATCGACGATGATATTCCGCTTGCGCAATTTGCTGTTGCTTTCCAGGGAGCATCCTGGACTGACCCTGATTCTATTGCTTTGATGGTCATGCAATCTATGCTAGGTTCTTGGAACAAAAATGCTGGTGGAGGAAAGCACATGGG TTCAGAGCTTGTACAAAGGATTGCAATTAATGATATAGCTGAGAGCATGATGGCATTCAACACCAACTATAAGGATATTGGCCTGTTTGGTGTTTATGCTGTTGCTAAG CCTGACTGCTTGGATGATTTAGCTTGGGCTATTATGCATGAAATAAGCAAGTTGTCCTACCGTGTTTCAGAAGATGACGTTACCCGTGCTCGCAATCAG CTGAAATCTTCTCTTCAACTTCACATTGATGGTACAAGCCCTGTCGCTGAGGATATTGGTCGTCAG CTTCTTACCTATGGTCGAAGAATCCCTGTGGCTGAGCTTTTTGCAAGGATTGATGCAGTTGATGCAAGCACCGTCAAGCGTGTCGCAAACCGCTTCATATTTGACCAG GATGTTGCAGTTGCCGCAATGGGGCCAATTCAGAGTCTCCCTGACTACAATTGGTTCAGGCGCCGGACCTACATGCTCCGCTACTAG
- the LOC109721650 gene encoding F-box protein At5g39250 isoform X2: MSNWLYGEVLKAVFPHLDGKDLVSCMLVCRQWRDIAREDYFWKCICAKRWPSVCRKPPPALSYFNLFATFSKPHRCQTLPPPMLSFDDLVFYIDLWLEERVILSEAVAGPALRLGIKNPPHGIPDVLKTHLDGPDCKLLMQVEPRLTDVLGQSVTVSVLVARKDTNKMACIVNKSLFDYVDSTAGRALAYDYLTFSPRYPFIADIRAWVSLLFLAKGNSVIEVFGIEIDFCDAAQSEMEVLWLLDMLDWK, from the coding sequence ATGTCCAACTGGTTATACGGTGAAGTTCTTAAGGCTGTATTTCCCCATTTGGACGGTAAAGACCTTGTATCGTGCATGCTGGTCTGTCGTCAGTGGAGGGACATTGCAAGAGAGGACTATTTTTGGAAATGTATTTGTGCAAAAAGATGGCCGTCGGTTTGCAGGAAACCCCCTCCTGCCCTAAGCTATTTCAATCTTTTTGCGACCTTCTCCAAGCCCCACCGCTGTCAAACCCTCCCCCCACCAATGCTTTCCTTCGATGACCTGGTCTTCTACATTGACCTCTGGTTGGAAGAGAGAGTTATATTGTCTGAAGCAGTCGCAGGACCTGCGCTTCGATTGGGCATAAAGAACCCGCCGCACGGCATACCGGATGTCCTCAAGACCCACCTGGACGGCCCAGATTGCAAGCTGCTGATGCAGGTGGAGCCGAGGCTGACAGACGTTCTGGGACAGTCAGTTACCGTGTCAGTCCTCGTGGCCCGGAAAGACACCAATAAGATGGCCTGCATTGTTAACAAATCTCTTTTTGATTATGTCGATAGTACTGCAGGGCGGGCACTGGCTTACGACTATCTCACCTTCTCTCCCCGGTACCCGTTCATAGCTGATATTCGGGCTTGGGTGTCCTTGCTCTTTTTGGCGAAAGGCAACAGTGTTATCGAAGTGTTTGGAATCGAAATTGATTTCTGTGATGCTGCGCAGTCGGAGATGGAGGTTTTGTGGCTCTTAGACATGCTTGACTGGAAATAA
- the LOC109720927 gene encoding 40S ribosomal protein S19, whose translation METAKTVKDVSPHEFVKAYSAHLKRSGKMELPEWTDIVKTGRFKELAPYDPDWYYIRAASMARKIYLRQGIGVGGFQKIYGGRKRNGCRPPHFCKSSGAVARHILQQLQKMNIIDVDPKGGRAITSQGRRDLDQVAGRIVVVP comes from the exons ATGGAGACGGCGAAGACCGTGAAGGACGTCTCGCCTCACGAGTTCGTGAAGGCGTACTCCGCTCACCTCAAGCGATCCGGAAAG ATGGAACTTCCCGAATGGACTGATATTGTGAAGACCgggaggttcaaggagctcgCTCCTTACGATCCTGATTGGTACTACATTAGAGCTG CTTCAATGGCAAGAAAGATATATCTAAGACAAGGTATTGGTGTTGGTGGTTTCCAGAAGATTTACGGGGGGCGCAAGAGGAACGGTTGCCGCCCGCCACATTTCTGCAAAAGCAGTGGCGCGGTTGCTCGCCACATCCTGCAACAGTTGCAGAAAATGAACATTATCGACGTTGACCCCAAGGG TGGGAGAGCGATAACTTCTCAGGGACGGCGTGATTTGGATCAGGTGGCTGGACGGATCGTCGTTGTTCCCTGA